In Saccharothrix violaceirubra, the following are encoded in one genomic region:
- a CDS encoding protein-tyrosine phosphatase family protein, with amino-acid sequence MELTGAVRFPDGAVVRGRGRDLPAGPSPEYGLYLAKRPEVPWHSEWLDWPDFRLPRDRARAIELIKDLHRRALAGEAVEVACLGGVGRTGTVMACVAVLSGVPAEEAVAWTRAHYHPKAVETPWQRRWVRRFPAA; translated from the coding sequence ATGGAATTGACGGGGGCGGTGCGTTTTCCGGACGGTGCGGTGGTGCGCGGGCGTGGTCGTGACCTGCCTGCCGGGCCGTCGCCGGAGTACGGGTTGTACCTGGCGAAACGGCCCGAGGTGCCGTGGCATTCCGAGTGGCTGGACTGGCCGGACTTCCGGTTGCCGCGCGATCGTGCGCGGGCCATCGAGTTGATCAAGGACCTGCACCGCCGGGCCTTGGCGGGCGAGGCCGTGGAGGTGGCGTGCCTGGGTGGCGTGGGCCGGACGGGCACGGTCATGGCGTGCGTCGCGGTGTTGAGCGGCGTGCCCGCCGAGGAAGCCGTGGCGTGGACCCGTGCGCACTACCACCCGAAGGCCGTGGAAACGCCGTGGCAGCGACGGTGGGTACGTCGCTTCCCCGCTGCCTGA
- a CDS encoding succinate dehydrogenase cytochrome b subunit: MLHLYRRTIGKKAVMAVTGSLLLLYVVAHMVGNLSIFVGGIDDYGRWLRSIGAVWPVRLGLLGCVVLHFVAAWQLTRRAAKARGRYEHRRVVNGSYAARTMRWGGVILALFVVYHLLDLTAGVLNPHGVEGEIHANVVADFRHWYVVLAYTVAVLALGFHLRHGVWSATRTLGVATSRALALGVAVVVCAGFLSVPFAVVTGVVS; this comes from the coding sequence GTGCTTCACCTCTACCGCCGCACGATCGGCAAGAAGGCCGTCATGGCGGTCACCGGATCGCTGCTGCTCCTCTACGTGGTCGCACACATGGTCGGCAACCTGTCGATCTTCGTGGGCGGCATCGACGACTACGGCCGGTGGCTGCGCTCGATCGGCGCGGTCTGGCCCGTGCGGCTGGGCCTGCTCGGGTGCGTGGTGCTGCACTTCGTGGCCGCGTGGCAGCTCACGAGACGCGCCGCGAAGGCACGCGGCCGGTACGAGCACCGACGTGTCGTCAACGGCTCCTACGCCGCCCGCACGATGCGTTGGGGCGGCGTGATCCTGGCCCTGTTCGTCGTCTACCACCTGCTCGACCTCACCGCCGGGGTGCTCAACCCGCACGGCGTCGAGGGCGAGATCCACGCCAACGTCGTGGCCGACTTCCGGCACTGGTACGTGGTCCTGGCCTACACCGTCGCCGTGCTGGCCCTGGGTTTCCACCTGCGGCACGGGGTGTGGAGCGCGACCCGCACGCTCGGCGTCGCCACGTCCCGCGCACTCGCCCTCGGCGTCGCCGTCGTGGTGTGCGCCGGGTTCCTGTCCGTCCCGTTCGCCGTCGTCACCGGAGTGGTGAGCTGA
- a CDS encoding LysR family transcriptional regulator, which produces MTLHQLAYFLAVARTRNFTRAAEQVRVAQPSLSKQIHALERELGAELFSRARGNVALTPAGEALLPVASRIVSDVDTARLEVAELVGLRRGRLRVGATPSLCGSLFADVLKAYHDAFPGIRVLVEEGGSRDLVRALEAGDLDLALVIASPVDADRALTVIPVLREELVVASPTPFDSARLPVAALRDRPLVMFRTGYDLRETTSAACREAGFEPRFAVEGGEMDAVLRFVEVGLGWAIVPSTVLATRSLHGVPLEPGIDRVVAVAHRADVAPTSAARAFLDVLNRYLRGVALPSGVHALGSRA; this is translated from the coding sequence ATGACGCTCCACCAGCTCGCGTACTTCCTGGCAGTGGCCCGGACGCGGAATTTCACCCGGGCCGCCGAGCAGGTGCGTGTGGCGCAGCCCTCACTGTCCAAGCAGATCCACGCGTTGGAGCGCGAACTCGGCGCGGAACTGTTCAGCCGGGCACGCGGGAACGTCGCGCTGACCCCGGCGGGCGAGGCGCTGCTGCCCGTGGCGAGCCGGATCGTGTCCGATGTGGACACCGCCCGGCTGGAGGTGGCCGAACTCGTCGGGCTGCGCCGCGGACGACTGCGGGTGGGTGCCACGCCCAGCCTGTGCGGCAGCCTGTTCGCGGACGTCCTGAAGGCGTATCACGACGCGTTCCCCGGCATCCGCGTGCTCGTCGAGGAGGGCGGGTCGCGCGACCTCGTGCGCGCGCTGGAAGCGGGCGACCTGGACCTCGCGCTGGTGATCGCCTCCCCGGTGGACGCGGACCGGGCGCTCACGGTGATCCCGGTGCTGCGCGAGGAACTCGTGGTCGCCTCCCCCACGCCGTTCGACTCGGCCCGGCTGCCCGTCGCCGCGCTGCGGGACCGGCCGCTGGTGATGTTCCGGACCGGCTACGACCTGCGCGAGACCACCTCGGCCGCGTGCCGCGAGGCCGGGTTCGAGCCGAGGTTCGCGGTGGAGGGCGGCGAGATGGACGCCGTGCTGCGGTTCGTGGAGGTGGGACTGGGGTGGGCGATCGTGCCGAGCACGGTGCTGGCCACGCGGTCGCTGCACGGCGTGCCGCTGGAGCCGGGGATCGACCGGGTCGTCGCCGTGGCGCACCGGGCGGACGTGGCGCCGACGTCGGCCGCGCGGGCGTTCCTGGACGTCCTCAACCGGTACCTGCGCGGTGTGGCGCTGCCGTCGGGCGTGCACGCCCTAGGCTCGCGCGCATGA
- a CDS encoding fumarate reductase/succinate dehydrogenase flavoprotein subunit, with translation MYTEGDPIADHRAPTGPIETRWDRRRFTARLVNPANRRGRTVIVVGTGLAGGSAAATLAELGYRVLSFCHQDSPRRAHSVAAQGGINAAKNYRNDGDSVWRLFHDTVKGGDFRARESNVYRLAQLSTAIIDQCVAQGVPFAREYGGLLDTRSFGGAQVSRTFYARGQTGQQLLLGAYQALARQIDAGRVESHPRTEMLDLVVADGRARGVVVRDLVTGAVSTHLADAVVLATGGYGNVFHLSTNAKGCNATAIWRAHRRGALFANPCFTQIHPTCIPPAGEHQSKLTLMSESLRNDGRVWVPRDPADRRTPGAIPESGRDYFLERLYPAFGNLVPRDIASRAAKNASDPERGVYLDFADAIARLGADVVKARYGNLFEMYQRITGDDPYTTPMRIWPAVHYTMGGLWVDYDLRSTIPGLFVIGEANFSDHGANRLGASALMQGLADGYFVLPNVIGDYLADAPFGDVDPGGVEDEVRDRVARLLAVDGDRTVESFHRELGRIMWEECGMERTDAGLRTALRRIPELRAEFWSRVKVPGRGESFNQELEKAGRVADFLELAELMCVDALHREESCGGHFRAESTAGGEALRDDHRFSYVAAWEFTGGPPVLHREDLVFDHVRPSIRSYA, from the coding sequence ATGTACACCGAAGGCGATCCGATCGCCGACCACCGCGCGCCCACGGGTCCCATCGAGACCCGCTGGGACCGCCGCCGGTTCACCGCGCGCCTGGTCAACCCGGCCAACCGGCGCGGTCGGACGGTGATCGTCGTGGGTACGGGCCTGGCCGGCGGTTCGGCCGCCGCGACCCTGGCCGAACTCGGCTACCGGGTGCTCTCGTTCTGCCACCAGGATTCCCCGCGCCGGGCGCACTCGGTCGCGGCCCAGGGCGGGATCAACGCGGCGAAGAACTACCGCAACGACGGCGACAGCGTGTGGCGGCTGTTCCACGACACCGTGAAGGGCGGCGACTTCCGCGCCCGCGAGTCGAACGTGTACCGGTTGGCCCAGCTCAGCACGGCGATCATCGACCAGTGCGTGGCGCAGGGCGTGCCGTTCGCGCGCGAGTACGGCGGGCTGCTGGACACGCGGTCGTTCGGCGGCGCGCAGGTCTCGCGCACGTTCTACGCGCGCGGCCAGACCGGGCAGCAACTCCTGCTCGGCGCCTACCAGGCGCTGGCCCGGCAGATCGACGCCGGACGCGTCGAGTCGCACCCGCGCACCGAGATGCTCGACCTGGTCGTGGCCGACGGGCGGGCCCGCGGCGTGGTCGTGCGCGACCTGGTGACCGGTGCGGTGTCCACGCACCTCGCCGACGCCGTCGTGCTCGCGACCGGCGGCTACGGCAACGTGTTCCACCTGTCCACCAACGCCAAGGGCTGCAACGCCACCGCGATCTGGCGGGCGCACCGGCGCGGCGCCCTGTTCGCCAACCCGTGCTTCACGCAGATCCACCCGACATGCATCCCGCCGGCGGGGGAGCACCAGTCCAAGCTGACGTTGATGTCCGAGTCGTTGCGCAACGACGGCCGCGTGTGGGTGCCGCGCGATCCCGCCGATCGGCGGACACCGGGCGCGATCCCCGAGTCCGGACGGGACTACTTCCTCGAACGGCTCTACCCGGCGTTCGGCAACCTCGTGCCGCGCGACATCGCCTCACGTGCGGCCAAGAACGCCTCCGACCCCGAACGCGGCGTGTACCTGGACTTCGCCGACGCCATCGCCCGGCTCGGCGCGGACGTCGTGAAAGCCCGCTACGGCAACCTGTTCGAGATGTACCAGCGCATCACCGGCGACGACCCGTACACGACGCCGATGCGCATCTGGCCCGCCGTCCACTACACGATGGGCGGGCTGTGGGTCGACTACGACCTGCGGTCCACCATCCCCGGCCTGTTCGTGATCGGGGAGGCCAACTTCTCCGACCACGGCGCGAACCGGCTCGGCGCCAGCGCGTTGATGCAGGGGCTCGCGGACGGGTACTTCGTGCTGCCCAACGTGATCGGCGACTACCTCGCGGACGCGCCGTTCGGGGACGTGGACCCGGGCGGGGTCGAGGACGAGGTGCGCGACCGCGTGGCCCGACTCCTGGCGGTGGACGGGGATCGCACGGTCGAGTCGTTCCACCGCGAACTCGGCCGGATCATGTGGGAGGAGTGCGGCATGGAACGCACGGACGCCGGGCTGCGCACGGCGTTGCGGCGCATCCCCGAACTGCGGGCCGAGTTCTGGTCGCGGGTGAAGGTGCCCGGCCGGGGCGAGTCGTTCAACCAGGAGTTGGAGAAGGCCGGTCGGGTCGCGGACTTCCTCGAACTGGCCGAGCTGATGTGCGTGGACGCGCTGCACCGCGAGGAGTCGTGCGGCGGGCACTTCCGCGCCGAGAGCACGGCCGGCGGCGAGGCGTTGCGCGACGACCACCGCTTCTCGTACGTGGCCGCGTGGGAGTTCACGGGCGGTCCACCCGTGCTGCACCGCGAGGACCTCGTCTTCGACCACGTCCGACCGAGCATTCGGAGCTACGCGTGA
- a CDS encoding NUDIX hydrolase: protein MAPRDHEIVRLTADLVILTVRSGRLCVLLVERANEPFRGRPALPGGFLRAGETIEETAARELAEETSLDGLPVEQIGVYSAPDRDPRDPRVVTCAFLAIAPDLPVPVAGTDAREARWLPLDEVGGLAFDHGRILADAVERARTKLQYTTVATAFCPPEFTISELREVYEVVWDVEVDRPNFHRKVTDAEGFVEPTGAKSTKGGGRPAVLYRAGGARVLHPPMVRPRAKSS from the coding sequence ATGGCACCCCGCGACCACGAGATCGTCCGGCTCACCGCGGACCTGGTGATCCTCACCGTCCGATCCGGGCGGCTGTGCGTGCTGCTGGTGGAGCGGGCGAACGAGCCGTTCCGCGGCCGGCCCGCGCTGCCCGGCGGGTTCCTGCGCGCCGGCGAGACGATCGAGGAGACGGCGGCGCGCGAGTTGGCCGAGGAGACCTCGCTGGACGGGCTGCCCGTCGAGCAGATCGGCGTGTACTCGGCGCCCGACCGCGATCCGCGCGATCCGCGCGTGGTGACGTGCGCGTTCCTGGCCATCGCGCCCGACCTGCCGGTGCCCGTGGCGGGCACGGACGCGCGGGAGGCGAGGTGGCTGCCGTTGGACGAGGTCGGCGGGTTGGCGTTCGACCACGGTCGGATCCTGGCCGACGCCGTGGAACGGGCGCGGACCAAGCTCCAGTACACGACCGTGGCCACGGCGTTCTGCCCGCCGGAGTTCACGATCAGCGAGCTGCGCGAGGTGTACGAGGTGGTGTGGGACGTGGAGGTCGACCGCCCGAACTTCCACCGCAAGGTCACCGACGCGGAGGGGTTCGTGGAGCCGACGGGTGCCAAGAGCACCAAGGGCGGCGGCCGGCCGGCGGTGCTGTACCGGGCGGGCGGTGCACGGGTGCTGCACCCGCCGATGGTCCGGCCGCGCGCCAAGTCCTCCTAG
- a CDS encoding GNAT family N-acetyltransferase, with protein MTDLHVRPARTEELSDIGALTVAAYTADGLDPASGYVTVLADAATRARDAVLLVAVDPEGTCLGTVTVARHGTPYAERCRQGEVEFRMLAVAPAARRRGVAEALVRTVLRTARDEGAHTVVMSSKPSMTTAHRLYHRLGFTRTPDRDWEVFPGLTLVTFALGLG; from the coding sequence ATGACCGATCTCCACGTGCGCCCCGCCCGTACCGAAGAACTGTCGGACATCGGCGCGCTCACGGTCGCCGCCTACACCGCCGACGGCCTCGACCCCGCGAGCGGCTACGTCACCGTCCTCGCCGACGCTGCCACCCGCGCCCGCGACGCCGTGCTCCTCGTCGCCGTCGACCCCGAGGGCACGTGCCTGGGTACGGTCACCGTCGCCCGCCACGGAACGCCTTACGCCGAACGCTGCCGACAAGGCGAGGTCGAGTTCCGCATGCTCGCCGTCGCCCCGGCCGCCCGTCGACGCGGAGTCGCCGAAGCGCTGGTCCGGACCGTCCTGCGCACCGCGCGCGACGAAGGCGCCCACACCGTCGTCATGAGCAGCAAACCGAGCATGACCACGGCCCACCGCCTCTACCACCGACTGGGTTTCACGCGCACGCCCGACCGCGACTGGGAAGTGTTCCCCGGCCTCACCCTCGTCACGTTCGCACTCGGACTCGGGTAA
- a CDS encoding cellulose binding domain-containing protein — translation MFSKRKSLMLLAAGVAATAITGMLVAAPAGAAATPSAKFAKDSSWGSGYQARYTITAGSSAVNGWKVEFDLPADTKPGAYWDATLATSGTHHTFSSRNYNGTLAAGASASFGFLVNGTGVPTGCKINGQPCEGSSTTTTTTIVSDTSPPVTTDPTTPPVTTDPTTTTPQQPGSIKSAPYVDITMPTPSLESIAKTTGQKVFTLAFALADSSGCNPAWGGTIPLNDSRIINDVKALKALGGDVIVATGGAAGPYLEYTCSTADALYNAYKKILDAVGGNHLDVDVEATIPHDLVNTALKKLQAERGTHISYTMRIQGDDYGMDPYSVQVLQNAASKGLTVLVNPMTMEFGTSRSDWGDAVIAAAQATLGQMKQIWPAKSDAELKKLLGVTPMIGRNYNGKIFNQAHAQKLVAWANTNHIGLLGFWSTGRDNGGCPGGGISPTCSSISQSQYEFTNIFKGFTG, via the coding sequence ATGTTCTCGAAGCGCAAGTCTTTGATGCTGCTCGCGGCCGGCGTAGCCGCGACCGCGATCACGGGGATGCTCGTCGCCGCCCCTGCCGGCGCCGCCGCCACCCCGTCCGCGAAGTTCGCGAAGGACTCGTCCTGGGGCTCCGGCTACCAGGCCCGCTACACGATCACCGCGGGCTCGTCGGCTGTGAACGGCTGGAAGGTCGAGTTCGACCTGCCCGCCGACACCAAGCCCGGTGCGTACTGGGACGCCACGCTGGCCACCAGCGGCACGCACCACACGTTCAGCAGCCGCAACTACAACGGCACCCTGGCAGCCGGCGCGTCCGCGTCGTTCGGGTTCCTGGTCAACGGCACCGGCGTGCCGACCGGCTGCAAGATCAACGGTCAGCCGTGCGAGGGGTCGTCGACGACCACGACCACCACGATCGTCTCCGACACCAGCCCCCCGGTGACGACCGACCCGACCACGCCGCCGGTCACCACCGACCCGACGACCACGACGCCGCAGCAGCCGGGCAGCATCAAGTCCGCGCCGTACGTGGACATCACGATGCCCACGCCGTCGCTGGAGTCGATCGCCAAGACCACCGGCCAGAAGGTCTTCACGCTCGCGTTCGCGCTCGCCGACAGCTCCGGCTGCAACCCGGCGTGGGGCGGCACGATCCCGTTGAACGACAGCCGGATCATCAACGACGTCAAGGCCCTCAAGGCGCTGGGCGGCGACGTCATCGTGGCGACCGGCGGCGCGGCCGGGCCGTACCTGGAGTACACCTGCTCCACGGCCGACGCGCTGTACAACGCGTACAAGAAGATCCTGGACGCGGTCGGCGGCAACCACCTGGACGTCGACGTCGAGGCCACCATCCCGCACGACCTGGTGAACACGGCGCTCAAGAAGCTCCAGGCCGAGCGCGGCACGCACATCAGCTACACGATGCGCATCCAGGGCGACGACTACGGCATGGACCCGTACTCGGTGCAGGTGCTCCAGAACGCCGCGTCGAAGGGCCTGACCGTCCTGGTCAACCCGATGACCATGGAGTTCGGCACGTCGCGGTCCGACTGGGGCGACGCGGTGATCGCCGCCGCACAGGCCACGCTCGGCCAGATGAAGCAGATCTGGCCCGCGAAGTCCGACGCGGAGCTGAAGAAGCTGCTGGGCGTCACCCCGATGATCGGCCGGAACTACAACGGCAAGATCTTCAACCAGGCGCACGCGCAGAAGCTGGTGGCGTGGGCGAACACCAACCACATCGGCCTGCTCGGCTTCTGGTCGACCGGCCGGGACAACGGCGGCTGCCCGGGCGGCGGCATCTCGCCGACGTGCAGCAGCATCTCGCAGTCCCAGTACGAATTCACGAACATCTTCAAGGGCTTCACCGGCTGA
- a CDS encoding GNAT family N-acetyltransferase: MMIRRETPADVDVIREVTSAAFAARPGGEAGLVDALRADPGWIPALSLVAEVAGEVVGHAVATRASIGVGLGPVSVRPDHQRAGVGSALLHAVLGAADALDEPAVVLLGNPAYYARFGFVLAADHGITPPVAEWAPHFQVRTLSAWTPSLAGPFTYAAPFSTP, encoded by the coding sequence ATGATGATCCGCCGCGAGACCCCCGCCGACGTCGACGTGATCCGCGAGGTGACGTCGGCCGCGTTCGCCGCACGACCCGGCGGCGAGGCCGGCCTGGTCGACGCGTTGCGCGCGGACCCGGGCTGGATTCCGGCGCTGTCGCTGGTCGCCGAGGTGGCGGGCGAGGTCGTCGGGCACGCGGTCGCCACCCGCGCCTCGATCGGTGTGGGCCTGGGACCGGTCAGCGTGCGTCCCGACCACCAGCGCGCGGGCGTGGGCTCGGCGCTCCTGCACGCCGTCCTCGGCGCCGCCGACGCCCTGGACGAGCCCGCCGTGGTCCTCTTGGGCAACCCCGCGTACTACGCCCGCTTCGGGTTCGTCCTCGCCGCCGACCACGGCATCACCCCGCCGGTCGCCGAGTGGGCACCCCACTTCCAGGTCCGCACCCTGTCGGCTTGGACGCCGTCCCTGGCGGGCCCTTTCACCTACGCGGCCCCCTTCTCCACCCCCTGA
- a CDS encoding succinate dehydrogenase/fumarate reductase iron-sulfur subunit, protein MNLTMRIWRQNGATGRLVTYDVPDLSPDMSFLEALDVLNERLVLAGEEPVAFDHDCREGICGMCGLMIDGVAHGPERATTACQLHLRHFSDGDTVTVEPWRATPFPVIRDLVVDRSAFDRIVEAGGYVSVSTGSAPDAHALPVPKPDADAAFEAAACIGCGACVAACPNGSAMLFTAAKVTHLGLLPQGRPERGTRASDMLAAHDDLGFGGCTNTGECTAVCPKGIPLSTITRFNADVLRAARSFSQGDKRR, encoded by the coding sequence GTGAACCTGACGATGCGGATCTGGCGGCAGAACGGCGCGACCGGCCGCCTGGTGACCTACGACGTGCCCGACCTGTCGCCGGACATGTCCTTCCTGGAGGCGTTGGACGTCCTCAACGAACGACTCGTGCTCGCGGGGGAGGAGCCCGTGGCGTTCGACCACGACTGCCGCGAGGGCATCTGCGGCATGTGCGGGCTGATGATCGATGGTGTGGCACATGGTCCGGAACGCGCCACCACGGCGTGCCAACTGCACCTGAGGCACTTCTCCGACGGCGACACGGTGACCGTGGAACCGTGGCGTGCCACGCCGTTCCCGGTGATCCGCGACCTGGTCGTGGACCGGTCGGCGTTCGACCGGATCGTCGAGGCCGGCGGGTACGTGAGCGTGTCGACGGGCAGCGCGCCCGACGCGCACGCCCTGCCCGTGCCCAAACCCGATGCGGACGCGGCCTTCGAGGCGGCGGCGTGCATCGGGTGCGGTGCGTGCGTGGCCGCGTGCCCCAACGGCTCGGCGATGCTGTTCACGGCCGCGAAGGTCACGCACCTGGGCCTGTTGCCGCAGGGCCGGCCGGAACGCGGGACGCGGGCGTCGGACATGCTGGCCGCGCACGACGACCTCGGGTTCGGCGGGTGCACGAACACCGGCGAGTGCACGGCCGTGTGTCCCAAGGGGATTCCGCTGTCCACGATCACGCGGTTCAACGCCGACGTCCTGCGCGCCGCACGCAGTTTTAGTCAGGGTGACAAAAGGAGGTAG
- a CDS encoding methionine synthase, translating to MDVSPWPEGTATGIGSLPGADPLEAARVVLGELPQLPHLPELPGRGVGADLVGRTAGLLVDLPVEVVPSGYRTAAHPGRDHRRAVDLLRRDLDAFEEALETSGARPEVVKVQAAGPWTLTASIELNRGHRVLTDRGALREYAESLAEGLRRHVAEVAKRIGARVVVQLDEPGLPAVLRGLLPTPSKLGTVPAVHEPEALAVLRPVIEALGPDVVVHCCAPKPPIGLLRRAGVRAVALDVGLLDESSWDEVGEAWEERTTLFLGLVPSTDPAAPVDLAGVAKPALDLVDRLGFPRETLARYAVPTPTCGLAGASAKWTRRALSLSRDLGRAFVEPPENWRRAEEGREGA from the coding sequence GTGGACGTCTCCCCCTGGCCCGAGGGCACCGCGACCGGTATCGGTTCGCTGCCCGGCGCCGACCCGCTCGAAGCCGCACGTGTCGTCCTCGGCGAGCTGCCGCAGCTCCCCCACCTGCCCGAACTCCCCGGACGCGGGGTCGGTGCCGATCTCGTCGGCCGCACCGCCGGCCTGCTGGTCGACCTGCCCGTCGAGGTCGTGCCGTCCGGTTACCGGACCGCCGCGCACCCCGGTCGGGACCACCGCCGCGCGGTGGACCTCCTGCGGCGCGACCTCGACGCGTTCGAGGAGGCGCTGGAGACCTCGGGCGCCCGGCCGGAGGTGGTCAAGGTCCAGGCGGCCGGGCCCTGGACGCTCACCGCGAGCATCGAGCTGAACCGCGGCCACCGCGTGCTGACCGACCGCGGCGCGTTGCGCGAGTACGCCGAGTCCCTGGCTGAGGGGCTGCGCCGGCACGTCGCCGAGGTCGCCAAGCGCATCGGCGCCCGCGTGGTCGTGCAGCTCGACGAGCCGGGTCTGCCCGCCGTGCTGCGCGGGCTGCTGCCCACGCCGTCCAAGCTCGGCACCGTGCCCGCCGTCCACGAGCCCGAGGCGCTCGCGGTGCTCCGGCCCGTGATCGAGGCGTTGGGGCCGGACGTGGTCGTGCACTGCTGCGCGCCCAAGCCGCCGATCGGGCTGTTGCGCCGGGCCGGTGTCCGGGCCGTGGCGTTGGACGTGGGCCTGCTGGACGAGTCGTCGTGGGACGAGGTCGGCGAAGCCTGGGAGGAGCGCACGACCCTGTTCCTGGGTCTGGTGCCGAGCACGGACCCGGCCGCGCCGGTGGACCTGGCGGGCGTGGCCAAGCCCGCGCTGGACCTGGTCGACCGGCTCGGGTTCCCCCGCGAGACCCTGGCGAGGTACGCCGTGCCCACGCCGACGTGCGGGCTGGCCGGTGCGAGTGCCAAGTGGACGCGCCGGGCGTTGTCGTTGAGCCGGGACCTGGGGCGCGCGTTCGTCGAACCGCCGGAGAACTGGCGGCGGGCGGAAGAGGGCCGCGAGGGTGCCTGA